A single Halobellus ruber DNA region contains:
- a CDS encoding LUD domain-containing protein has translation MSEERPRSRAGTAARLRELLDTEGAAVEENVSTFNAGRYRRYAEMDATEEYREEARRIKEEAIERLPELVEALTEQVEENGGTVYLADDAADAREYVRKVAADRDAESVVKSKTMTSEEVHLNAGLEADGIDVTETDLAEFVLQLAEEEPSHIVAPAIHKSRSEIAALFSRTFDLDEPLETPEELTRFARERLLERVTEADIGITGANFLTADTGTLALVTNEGNARKCAVTPDTHVAIAGVEKIVPSMADLAPFLELIGPAGAGQDITAYVSLLTPPVETPAIDFEAPGTAGFGDPDDREFHLVLLDNGRTAMREDDDLRETLYCVRCGACANSCANFQQVGGHAFGGETYSGGIATGWEAGIGGPEAAAEFNDLCTGCSRCVDACPVKIDIPWINTVVRDRLNRGEEPGRFDFLVEGLTPDAEPAGLDLGKRLFGNFGTLAKWGSRTAPVANALAASSVARAALERVAGVDRRRDLPRFDPEPLTEWFRSRPDAGPADPTREAVLYPDVYTNYVATGRGKAAVRTLEALGVDVTVPNVGASGRAPLSQGMVATATDRAETVADALSPEIEAGRDVVVVEPSDLALFRREYGKLLDDDRAEMISEHSYELFEYVFGLLEKGADPDALGSPADGDAEVAYHSHCQQRTLDLEAGTVSVLETCGYDVETSDVECCGMAGSFGYKSDYYELSMAVGERLESQFTEPETEGRRVVASGVSCVEQLDSLLERPASHPVHLVDPGGGTDP, from the coding sequence ATGAGCGAGGAGCGACCCCGCTCCCGCGCCGGAACCGCGGCCCGACTCCGGGAGCTTCTGGACACCGAGGGCGCGGCGGTCGAGGAGAACGTCTCGACGTTCAACGCGGGTCGATACCGGCGGTACGCCGAGATGGACGCCACCGAGGAGTACCGCGAGGAAGCCCGTCGGATCAAGGAGGAGGCGATAGAGCGGCTGCCGGAACTCGTCGAGGCGCTGACCGAACAGGTGGAGGAAAACGGGGGAACCGTGTACCTGGCCGACGACGCCGCCGACGCCCGCGAGTACGTCCGCAAAGTCGCCGCCGACCGCGACGCGGAGTCGGTGGTCAAGAGCAAGACGATGACCAGCGAGGAGGTCCACCTCAACGCCGGCCTGGAAGCCGACGGGATCGACGTCACCGAGACCGACCTCGCGGAGTTCGTCCTCCAACTCGCCGAGGAGGAGCCGAGCCACATCGTCGCCCCCGCGATCCACAAGTCCCGCTCGGAGATCGCGGCCCTCTTTTCGCGGACCTTCGACCTCGACGAGCCGCTCGAAACCCCCGAGGAGCTGACCCGGTTCGCCCGCGAGCGACTGCTCGAACGGGTCACGGAGGCCGACATCGGGATCACCGGCGCGAACTTCCTGACCGCCGACACCGGGACGCTGGCGCTCGTCACGAACGAGGGCAACGCCCGAAAGTGTGCGGTAACGCCCGACACCCACGTCGCGATCGCCGGCGTCGAGAAGATCGTCCCCTCGATGGCCGACCTCGCGCCGTTTTTGGAGCTCATCGGCCCCGCGGGGGCGGGCCAGGACATCACCGCCTACGTGTCGCTTCTCACGCCGCCGGTCGAGACGCCCGCGATCGACTTCGAGGCGCCCGGGACGGCCGGGTTCGGCGACCCCGACGACCGGGAGTTCCACCTGGTGTTGCTGGACAACGGCCGAACGGCGATGCGCGAGGACGACGACCTCCGGGAGACGCTGTACTGCGTCCGGTGTGGGGCCTGTGCGAACTCGTGTGCGAACTTCCAGCAGGTCGGCGGCCACGCGTTCGGCGGCGAGACGTACTCCGGGGGGATCGCCACCGGGTGGGAGGCGGGGATCGGCGGCCCCGAGGCCGCCGCCGAGTTCAACGACCTCTGTACGGGCTGTTCCCGATGCGTCGACGCCTGCCCGGTGAAGATCGACATCCCGTGGATCAACACGGTCGTCCGCGACCGGCTCAATCGGGGCGAAGAGCCGGGGCGCTTCGACTTCCTCGTAGAGGGACTCACCCCGGACGCGGAGCCGGCAGGGCTGGACCTCGGAAAGCGGCTGTTCGGAAACTTCGGGACGCTGGCGAAGTGGGGGAGTCGGACGGCACCGGTCGCGAACGCGCTCGCTGCGTCGTCGGTGGCCCGCGCGGCCTTGGAACGGGTGGCCGGCGTCGACCGCCGGCGCGACCTCCCGCGGTTCGACCCGGAGCCGCTGACGGAGTGGTTCCGCTCCAGACCGGACGCGGGCCCGGCCGACCCGACCCGTGAGGCGGTACTCTATCCCGACGTGTACACCAACTACGTCGCAACCGGGCGGGGGAAAGCCGCGGTCCGGACCCTGGAAGCGCTCGGTGTCGACGTCACGGTCCCGAACGTCGGCGCGAGCGGCCGCGCCCCCCTCTCACAGGGGATGGTCGCGACCGCGACGGACCGCGCGGAGACGGTCGCCGACGCGCTCTCCCCCGAGATCGAGGCCGGGCGGGACGTGGTCGTCGTGGAGCCGAGCGACCTTGCGCTGTTCCGCCGGGAGTACGGAAAGCTGCTCGACGACGACCGCGCGGAGATGATCTCCGAACACAGCTACGAACTCTTCGAGTACGTGTTCGGACTGCTCGAAAAGGGCGCCGACCCCGACGCCCTCGGGTCGCCGGCCGACGGCGACGCGGAGGTCGCCTACCACAGCCACTGCCAGCAGCGCACCCTCGACCTCGAAGCGGGGACGGTCTCGGTCCTCGAAACCTGCGGGTACGACGTCGAAACGTCCGACGTCGAATGCTGTGGGATGGCTGGTAGTTTCGGATACAAGTCGGATTACTACGAGTTGAGTATGGCCGTCGGCGAGAGGCTCGAATCGCAGTTCACCGAGCCGGAGACCGAGGGCCGTCGGGTCGTCGCAAGCGGGGTCTCGTGCGTCGAACAGCTCGATTCGCTGCTCGAACGACCCGCATCACACCCGGTCCACCTCGTCGATCCCGGCGGCGGAACCGACCCATAA
- a CDS encoding gamma carbonic anhydrase family protein: MEREVMGASPSVADSAFVSEMAYLVGDVDVGADASLWPFVCLRGDIRDTVVGEATNVQEFSMLHGSHIGDRVTVGHNVVIDHAVVGDDALIGMSSTIQFDATVESNSLVAAGSLVTEDTVVPEGHLAYGVPAETRELTPEQAAVIEDTVEHYRENRRRYKKAGGLEQ; this comes from the coding sequence ATGGAACGAGAGGTTATGGGGGCGTCGCCGTCGGTGGCGGATTCGGCGTTCGTCTCGGAGATGGCCTACCTCGTCGGCGACGTCGACGTGGGGGCGGACGCGAGCCTCTGGCCGTTCGTCTGTCTGCGCGGGGACATCCGCGACACCGTCGTCGGGGAGGCGACGAACGTCCAGGAGTTCTCGATGCTCCACGGCTCTCACATCGGCGACCGCGTCACCGTCGGCCACAACGTCGTCATCGACCACGCCGTCGTCGGCGACGACGCGTTGATCGGGATGTCGAGTACGATCCAGTTCGACGCCACGGTGGAGTCGAACTCGCTCGTGGCCGCCGGTTCCCTCGTCACCGAGGACACCGTGGTCCCGGAAGGACACCTCGCATACGGCGTTCCCGCCGAAACCAGGGAACTCACCCCCGAGCAGGCGGCCGTGATCGAGGACACGGTCGAACATTACCGGGAGAACCGGCGCCGATACAAGAAGGCCGGGGGGCTGGAGCAGTAG